The following proteins are co-located in the Deltaproteobacteria bacterium genome:
- a CDS encoding HEAT repeat domain-containing protein translates to MLPFHTRIGDFFEAVLRVRPVELRRTAIAFVYLFTAVGAFIVGRITRSVLFLEIPDYRNQLPLIYILIAVSVTVIMSVYARIERKLKRDRINALTLGIMIVITLVFHCLLTVRNHLTYWFFYLWAEIYGAFLIVQFWSLANEIFNARQAKRLFAIIGGGGVLANVVVGFAISGSVKQIGTENLTLVIIGLLLISLAAVILLGRSAKNELTLAHGKHSEHAISQDGAIRIWHNRHVRLIAIVVVLTYVVSTFVDYQYQVIIGDYIPLKDERSAFFGAFFGITGIAAAIIQFTLTAHILERFGILFALAMLPITMLTGSVSMLFISLIPALWSVSAVKGGENIFRYTVNDSTMQLLYLPLPVQLRSRAKTLIDGMLRPIAIGSTGIIMAILVGQFENLTGLQLGLALTPRELGWVVLLGLGLWLLFLFPLHREYLSSLLHTLKHRRLNFNEARFTVNDDATIKTLLIAINANDDEQVIHALELIRSLSPRVQASIQKDLLKLLHHKNDAVRVATLELLAETANHIYEINSLLQDKKPEVRCAAIKATCAILQQQSLDLVEPMLNDSALKVRAAAVAGLIRFGGLDGVLACATHLKSMFSSTIAGERQYAAWVLGEVGVQSFYQPLLPLFVDDDEQVRRAAIIAAGVLQAPRLIAPLIAQLANQRLAKAAATSLYTYGATISDDLAKVINDDAADIDMRVNACRVLARSGDKRGVELLIQHLTDKDVAMRSAAIASLRLLRNNDASLIIKSTSVNNAIRFEVKYAYTLLAIVEDLALDESSILLRDTFAHRIRTSNTRLFGLLSLKYRVDTIDLVSRNYFSMQAATRANAVEVLDNLLSTEDKSLAIPLLDDDAPLKKLAYAENLFAIERCDRHQRLLQLLNSNDQWLCICAMHAIYAWNMQQQQEKEMLVKLLNSSYELCRETALVALFNIGAVKELKQHLAFMLQDTSMIVQRYANYLQQQLQA, encoded by the coding sequence GTGCTACCTTTTCATACCCGTATAGGCGATTTTTTTGAGGCAGTCTTACGCGTACGCCCCGTTGAACTGCGCCGTACTGCTATTGCTTTTGTATATTTATTTACAGCAGTAGGTGCGTTTATAGTAGGAAGGATAACGCGCTCGGTGTTATTTCTTGAAATACCCGACTATCGCAACCAATTACCGTTAATTTACATACTTATTGCCGTTTCTGTAACAGTTATTATGTCAGTATATGCTCGAATAGAACGTAAACTTAAACGTGATCGTATCAATGCCCTAACTTTGGGCATTATGATCGTTATTACTTTAGTATTTCATTGCCTGCTTACGGTGCGTAATCATTTAACCTATTGGTTTTTTTATTTATGGGCTGAAATTTATGGTGCCTTTTTAATTGTGCAATTTTGGTCGTTGGCTAATGAGATATTTAATGCGCGACAAGCTAAGCGCTTATTTGCAATTATTGGGGGTGGCGGCGTTTTAGCTAATGTAGTTGTGGGGTTTGCTATATCAGGTAGCGTAAAACAAATTGGTACTGAAAACCTTACCTTAGTTATTATAGGGCTACTATTAATAAGTTTGGCAGCAGTTATTTTGCTAGGCCGTTCTGCAAAAAATGAATTGACTTTAGCGCATGGTAAACACTCAGAACATGCTATCTCGCAAGACGGTGCTATTAGAATTTGGCATAATCGACATGTGCGTTTAATCGCGATTGTGGTCGTTTTAACTTATGTAGTCTCAACATTTGTCGATTATCAATATCAGGTAATTATCGGTGATTATATTCCGCTTAAAGATGAACGTAGTGCATTTTTTGGGGCGTTTTTCGGAATAACCGGTATTGCTGCAGCAATAATTCAATTTACTTTAACTGCACATATTCTTGAGCGATTTGGCATTTTGTTTGCATTAGCGATGCTGCCAATTACGATGCTGACCGGTTCGGTTTCAATGCTATTTATATCATTGATCCCAGCCTTATGGTCGGTCTCTGCGGTTAAGGGTGGGGAAAATATTTTTCGCTATACGGTCAATGATTCGACAATGCAGTTATTATATCTACCATTACCTGTACAATTGCGTAGTCGAGCTAAAACATTAATTGATGGCATGCTCAGACCAATAGCAATAGGCAGTACCGGCATTATAATGGCAATATTGGTAGGGCAGTTTGAAAATCTTACTGGATTACAATTAGGCTTGGCGTTAACTCCGCGAGAATTAGGTTGGGTTGTATTATTAGGTTTAGGATTATGGCTGTTGTTCTTATTCCCATTACACCGCGAGTATCTATCTAGTTTATTGCATACTTTAAAACATCGTCGTCTTAATTTTAACGAAGCTCGTTTTACTGTTAATGATGATGCTACGATAAAAACATTATTGATCGCAATAAACGCCAACGATGATGAGCAAGTTATTCATGCTCTTGAACTTATTCGCTCATTATCACCACGAGTGCAGGCAAGTATACAAAAAGATCTATTAAAACTATTGCACCATAAAAATGATGCAGTTCGGGTAGCCACTCTTGAATTATTAGCAGAAACAGCAAATCATATTTATGAAATAAACTCATTACTACAAGATAAAAAGCCAGAAGTACGATGCGCCGCAATCAAAGCAACATGTGCCATTTTGCAGCAACAATCTTTAGATTTAGTCGAACCAATGCTTAACGATAGCGCTCTTAAAGTACGCGCTGCGGCGGTAGCAGGTCTGATTCGTTTTGGCGGACTTGATGGTGTGCTAGCTTGCGCGACGCATCTTAAAAGCATGTTTTCATCAACAATTGCCGGTGAGCGACAATATGCTGCATGGGTATTGGGTGAAGTTGGGGTGCAGAGTTTTTATCAACCACTGTTACCATTATTTGTTGATGATGACGAACAAGTGCGACGTGCGGCGATAATTGCTGCGGGTGTGTTACAGGCACCTAGATTAATAGCACCTTTAATTGCCCAATTGGCGAATCAACGACTTGCTAAAGCCGCTGCAACATCCTTGTATACTTATGGTGCCACGATAAGTGATGATTTAGCAAAGGTTATAAATGACGATGCTGCTGATATAGATATGCGGGTAAATGCTTGTCGGGTACTAGCTCGTAGCGGTGATAAGCGAGGTGTTGAGTTATTGATCCAACATTTAACTGATAAAGATGTTGCAATGCGCAGTGCTGCCATTGCTTCTTTGCGCTTGCTAAGAAATAATGATGCATCGTTAATTATCAAATCTACGAGTGTAAACAACGCTATTAGGTTTGAAGTGAAATATGCTTATACCCTTTTGGCAATCGTAGAAGATCTAGCTCTTGATGAGTCATCAATATTGCTACGCGATACTTTTGCTCATCGCATACGCACATCAAATACTCGATTATTTGGCTTATTATCACTAAAATATCGTGTAGATACCATAGATTTAGTAAGTCGAAACTATTTCAGTATGCAAGCAGCGACTCGTGCAAACGCTGTTGAAGTTCTCGATAATCTTTTATCTACTGAAGATAAATCATTAGCTATACCTTTGCTAGACGATGATGCTCCGCTAAAAAAACTAGCATATGCCGAAAACCTTTTTGCTATTGAACGCTGCGATCGTCATCAAAGATTATTGCAATTACTAAATAGCAATGACCAGTGGTTATGCATATGTGCGATGCATGCGATTTATGCTTGGAATATGCAACAGCAACAAGAGAAAGAAATGTTAGTAAAATTACTAAATAGCAGCTACGAGTTATGTCGTGAAACAGCTTTGGTTGCTCTTTTTAATATAGGAGCAGTAAAAGAACTTAAACAACATCTAGCTTTTATGTTGCAAGATACATCAATGATAGTTCAACGCTACGCCAACTATCTGCAACAGCAACTACAAGCTTAG
- a CDS encoding phosphodiester glycosidase family protein, with product MAWLPKKFSLLYKYIGIFLLITVIIVISFKFLSIPRENQLQTNLPLSSIGAELLLLDGSKIVRRGPTKIVVLRFLQPVELRPFHFRHDGIDTTLNIEAWAEKLNAPVVFNAGQFDESLEYIGWLKRDGRYLSNRRKSTWKGLLVSGPIGDFFWGRIVDLHVVDGKIIDHYKHAIQSMMLIDAKSKLRVRDTDLSACRTVIIEDKQGRISIVITEGAVTLGDLARWLIASPLGVVRAMNFDGGIESQMVIDTPELKLAIYGQYGTGATVWNPGSGRIRYPIPAVVAVHPVVTMQKEVCE from the coding sequence ATGGCTTGGTTACCTAAGAAATTCTCTTTATTATATAAATATATCGGAATATTTTTATTGATTACAGTCATTATAGTGATCAGTTTTAAGTTTTTATCTATCCCACGTGAAAATCAATTACAAACCAACCTGCCGCTTTCGAGCATTGGTGCAGAATTGCTGCTGCTTGATGGTAGCAAAATTGTTCGTCGCGGACCGACAAAAATTGTGGTGCTACGTTTTTTACAACCCGTAGAATTGCGGCCGTTTCATTTTCGTCATGATGGTATTGATACAACACTCAATATTGAAGCCTGGGCAGAAAAACTTAATGCTCCGGTAGTATTTAATGCTGGCCAGTTTGATGAAAGTCTTGAATATATCGGTTGGCTTAAACGTGATGGCCGATATCTTTCAAATCGACGTAAAAGTACATGGAAAGGTTTGTTGGTTAGTGGTCCAATTGGTGATTTTTTCTGGGGACGCATTGTTGATCTGCATGTTGTTGATGGCAAAATTATTGATCACTATAAACATGCTATTCAATCAATGATGTTAATTGATGCCAAAAGTAAATTGCGTGTTCGTGATACTGATTTAAGTGCATGTCGGACGGTTATTATAGAAGATAAACAGGGAAGAATTTCAATCGTCATAACCGAAGGAGCCGTGACGCTTGGTGATCTGGCGCGTTGGTTGATAGCTTCGCCATTGGGGGTAGTACGGGCAATGAATTTTGACGGGGGTATTGAATCACAAATGGTGATTGATACTCCTGAACTTAAACTTGCGATATATGGGCAATACGGAACTGGTGCTACAGTTTGGAATCCTGGAAGTGGACGTATTCGTTATCCTATCCCAGCGGTAGTGGCTGTCCACCCAGTTGTTACGATGCAAAAAGAAGTCTGTGAATAA
- a CDS encoding sigma-70 family RNA polymerase sigma factor, with product MLNNASAGKVSQLSRREQLLNRELRPSSKVVAPTPGGHDPGVARIRSREERITAACKRMSQLLHNIAYRIARRLPTHIEVDELISAGSVGLVTAVRQHIDKPAIELERLVARRIRGAIMDHLRAADYLTRRQRAAVIAIQKTRDCLEREGQESDIAAVAKRLGLSTRRATQIHDRLMSVQFSSLEVTETTVALNSDPINDLIEREDYNILASAVSALPRRLKKLISLCYFEELSYRDVSITLGISRSRVCQLHAQAMHALRKHLQPAAV from the coding sequence ATGTTAAACAACGCATCAGCAGGTAAAGTTAGTCAATTATCACGTCGTGAACAGCTATTAAATCGCGAACTACGCCCAAGTAGCAAAGTAGTTGCGCCGACCCCGGGTGGTCACGACCCAGGCGTAGCACGTATTCGTAGTCGTGAAGAACGAATTACTGCTGCATGCAAACGTATGTCGCAGCTACTACATAATATAGCTTATCGTATAGCACGACGGCTACCAACACATATTGAAGTTGATGAATTAATATCCGCTGGCTCAGTTGGCTTAGTGACCGCAGTGCGACAACATATCGATAAACCTGCAATTGAATTAGAGCGTTTAGTAGCTCGTCGTATTCGTGGTGCCATTATGGATCATCTGCGTGCTGCTGATTATTTAACCCGCAGACAACGTGCCGCGGTTATTGCCATACAAAAAACTCGTGATTGTTTAGAACGAGAAGGTCAAGAGAGTGATATTGCAGCTGTAGCAAAACGTCTAGGTTTATCTACCCGGCGAGCAACACAAATTCACGATCGTCTAATGTCCGTACAGTTCAGTAGTCTTGAAGTAACTGAGACAACAGTAGCATTAAACAGTGACCCAATTAACGATCTCATCGAGCGTGAAGACTATAACATTCTCGCCTCTGCTGTATCAGCGTTGCCTCGACGTCTTAAAAAACTTATATCCTTATGTTACTTTGAAGAATTAAGTTATCGGGACGTCAGCATTACTTTAGGCATCTCACGCTCACGTGTTTGTCAATTACATGCACAAGCAATGCATGCTCTGCGTAAACATTTGCAGCCAGCAGCCGTTTAG
- a CDS encoding ABC transporter permease, with protein sequence MNNMIQNHQEFNAARPQRLSLMRWLFQQLKAFTWIILQPILGPVLAIVKKQFHWRACLASIVTMMVGIATVAAFLYADPLAFGERRTQVLWPLVLIVITVAGFIAGRVGKRVGGFESYIALLLTFAFFYIHLTKGWHIILGFGGSDLNSMWDLASQPPLGEKYFGPMWTRILILIATAGLILAVFGGSLAFLFFGEDNHIDPRFTIEWFISRRHLTKTGRGTISLTALVALIGIALGVGALVTVTAVMSGYQEDIREKILSTNAHFVLQKYGLDFTEYERLTQQINKIDGVIAASPFVFNEALLGDGNRGLGVLIKGVNPQTAGNVTGIEQNLCRPLDSKKCSYFPKNERSGQLATLLTPKNGVPAIILGAALYHKIGKPIGASLLLTTPVSIATSKRSAPRRMQFRIAGIFRSGMHEFDSRLAYVELNAGQHLLGMGRTVSGVEFKIADPERVDIYAKTALNTVGRYPYRTLDWRQLNAGIFTALNLQKIVMFLVLTFIVIVAAFNIASTLFMAVVERAHEIAVLKSMGARDASIIKIFVIQGWVVGGLGTILGVVLGLLVCALLAEIDIGIAADVYMVDSLRVRVWPLEIMLVVIATLVIAHLASIYPALKAARQHPVDAMRYS encoded by the coding sequence ATGAACAACATGATCCAAAATCATCAAGAATTTAATGCCGCACGACCGCAACGTCTTTCATTGATGCGCTGGCTTTTTCAGCAACTTAAAGCTTTTACTTGGATCATTTTGCAGCCAATACTTGGGCCAGTTTTAGCTATAGTAAAAAAACAATTTCACTGGCGCGCATGTTTAGCGTCGATAGTAACTATGATGGTCGGCATTGCCACAGTCGCCGCTTTCTTATATGCTGATCCGCTTGCCTTCGGTGAAAGGCGTACGCAAGTATTATGGCCATTGGTGTTAATTGTAATTACCGTCGCAGGTTTTATCGCTGGCCGTGTCGGTAAACGAGTCGGTGGTTTCGAAAGTTATATCGCCTTACTGTTAACCTTCGCTTTTTTTTATATTCATCTTACTAAAGGTTGGCACATCATTTTGGGGTTTGGTGGTAGTGATCTTAACTCAATGTGGGATCTTGCCTCGCAACCTCCCCTTGGGGAAAAATATTTTGGCCCTATGTGGACTCGCATCTTAATTCTCATAGCAACTGCTGGGCTTATCCTAGCGGTATTTGGTGGCTCATTAGCATTTTTATTTTTTGGCGAAGATAATCATATTGACCCCCGTTTCACCATTGAATGGTTTATCTCTCGCCGCCACTTAACAAAAACAGGCCGCGGGACAATTTCACTAACCGCACTTGTCGCCCTTATTGGTATTGCTTTAGGTGTTGGCGCTTTAGTCACAGTTACTGCGGTAATGAGTGGCTATCAAGAAGATATTCGCGAAAAAATATTATCAACTAACGCGCACTTTGTTTTGCAAAAATATGGTCTTGATTTCACTGAGTATGAACGCCTTACCCAACAAATAAATAAAATTGATGGAGTAATTGCAGCTTCACCTTTTGTATTTAATGAAGCTTTGCTTGGAGATGGTAATCGGGGTTTGGGAGTATTAATTAAAGGTGTAAATCCACAAACAGCTGGTAATGTAACCGGCATTGAACAAAATCTATGCCGTCCTCTAGATTCAAAAAAGTGCTCTTACTTTCCTAAAAATGAACGAAGCGGACAACTAGCTACTTTATTAACCCCAAAAAATGGAGTTCCTGCAATTATTCTTGGTGCCGCACTGTACCATAAAATTGGCAAACCCATTGGCGCTTCTTTATTGCTAACCACTCCAGTTAGCATCGCTACCTCAAAAAGAAGCGCTCCAAGACGTATGCAATTTCGTATCGCTGGCATTTTTCGTTCAGGTATGCATGAATTCGATAGTCGCCTAGCTTATGTTGAATTAAACGCCGGACAACATTTATTAGGTATGGGACGTACTGTAAGTGGCGTTGAATTTAAAATAGCCGACCCTGAGCGTGTCGATATCTACGCTAAAACCGCTTTAAATACAGTTGGTCGTTACCCTTACCGCACATTAGACTGGCGTCAACTTAACGCCGGAATTTTTACTGCGCTTAATTTACAAAAAATAGTTATGTTTCTTGTTTTAACTTTTATTGTTATTGTTGCTGCTTTTAATATTGCTTCAACTTTATTTATGGCAGTTGTTGAACGTGCTCATGAAATTGCGGTGCTAAAATCTATGGGAGCACGTGATGCCAGCATTATAAAAATTTTCGTTATTCAAGGTTGGGTAGTTGGAGGCTTAGGAACTATATTAGGTGTTGTATTGGGTTTATTAGTTTGTGCGCTTTTAGCCGAAATTGATATTGGTATCGCTGCTGATGTTTATATGGTGGACTCATTACGAGTGCGAGTTTGGCCGCTTGAAATTATGCTAGTAGTAATTGCGACTTTAGTTATCGCTCACTTAGCTAGCATTTATCCCGCGTTAAAGGCCGCACGACAACACCCAGTAGATGCTATGCGGTATAGCTAA